One part of the Nematostella vectensis chromosome 8, jaNemVect1.1, whole genome shotgun sequence genome encodes these proteins:
- the LOC125570208 gene encoding uncharacterized protein LOC125570208: MGRLAGPFDSPPFPVFRVSPLGAVPKKAPGEFRLIHHLSFPDGDSVNSGISSDNTSVLYSTISDAIQLVKSVGRGSFLAKTDIKSAFRIIPIRPEDHHLLGIKWRDVYYYDRCMPMGCSSSCKTFETFSTAIQWIAQSQFGITNMLHLLDDFLIVAPSAELCQRQLGVFLDLCAYLGIPMAPEKTCGPSPALSFAGIELDTIQMEARLPQDKLDKCITLITEFLRRKKVSLRELQSLVGLLNFACSVVIPGRAFLRRLINLTIGIKAPHHKIRLTKAAKEDLNVWLVFLSSFNGCSFFLDDYWSNSQKLRLYTDAAGSLGFGAIFGNEWCYGSWPSSWLDKNIATLEFYPIVLGLQLWGHLMQNKCVLFFTDNEALVHVINKQSCQDKSLMFFVRKLVLICLQNNILFKAKHIPGVQNTLADRLSRLQADAFKRLAPDSMNTTPVDIPQEWLPQNWQL, encoded by the coding sequence ATGGGACGCTTAGCAGGTCCTTTTGATTCCCCACCTTTCCCTGTTTTTCGGGTATCCCCCCTGGGCGCTGTGCCTAAGAAGGCCCCAGGGGAGTTTAGGCTTATTCATCATCTGTCTTTCCCTGATGGCGATTCAGTGAATTCCGGCATTTCATCTGATAATACTAGTGTTCTCTATTCAACAATTAGTGATGCTATTCAACTTGTTAAGTCCGTTGGTCGCGGGTCCTTTTTGGCTAAAACAGATATTAAAAGTGCATTTCGCATAATACCAATAAGGCCAGAAGACCACCACTTATTAGGAATCAAATGGAGAGACGTATATTACTATGATCGTTGTATGCCAATGGGCTGCTCAAGTTCGTGTAAGACCTTTGAGACATTTAGTACAGCTATTCAGTGGATAGCTCAGTCTCAATTCGGGATAACCAATATGCTTCATTTGCTAGATGATTTTTTGATTGTAGCACCATCAGCCGAATTATGTCAGCGACAGCTTGGGGTGTTTTTGGATCTTTGTGCATATCTTGGAATCCCAATGGCACCAGAGAAAACCTGCGGCCCATCGCCTGCATTATCATTTGCAGGCATAGAACTGGATACAATCCAGATGGAGGCTAGGTTACCCCAGGATAAGCTAGATAAATGTATTACACTTATTACTGAGTTTTTGCGCCGTAAAAAAGTTTCATTACGTGAGCTACAATCTCTGGTTGGATTATTAAATTTTGCTTGCTCTGTGGTCATCCCGGGTAGAGCCTTTTTACGTCGTTTAATCAACTTGACGATAGGCATTAAGGCACCTCATCATAAAATAAGGTTGACTAAGGCCGCTAAGGAAGATTTAAATGTATGGCTGGTTTTTCTGTCCTCTTTCAATGGTTGTTCATTTTTCTTAGACGATTACTGGTCCAATTCTCAGAAATTGAGATTATATACAGATGCAGCTGGTTCCTTGGGCTTTGGTGCCATATTTGGTAACGAGTGGTGTTATGGTAGTTGGCCATCTTCTTGGTTGGACAAGAACATAGCAACATTGGAGTTTTACCCCATAGTATTAGGTCTTCAGCTTTGGGGCCACCTGATGCAGAATAAATGTGTATTGTTTTTCACCGATAATGAGGCTTTAGTGCATGTTATAAACAAGCAATCGTGCCAGGATAAATCCCTCATGTTCTTTGTGCGTAAGCTGGTCTTGATttgcttacagaacaacattTTGTTTAAAGCAAAGCACATACCAGGCGTTCAGAATACTCTGGCTGATAGATTATCTCGCTTGCAGGCGGATGCTTTCAAGCGCCTGGCCCCAGATTCCATGAATACCACACCAGTAGACATTCCGCAGGAATGGCTCCCACAAAATTGGCAGCTATAG
- the LOC116608335 gene encoding uncharacterized protein LOC116608335 has product MPPRRSTRKPKHTTEPNLVAEVPAPPKKRTRAGRRTTEAEIIPATSTESATLVADIVRRVTAEVTQTVTSEVTRQLLPLIQQAQTAAIPDNPPVLPLEPLPAAIVEDSISSIQNALSGMEPNQSFLSIGVPIDHRVSVKLRSKIWNNEFIDFGLLIDSSVKADRFQITLSSVDESDRPSVCFEPTSKPKRIRSIDDWLSAFHVFVGVYLRKYPNEGPALMKYGDVIRDLAVRGQNWQLYDENFRSMRETRASAMPWDAIHSELWLRSQGNQTQRPTFKGAAKHVARHLSGMPKGVCYNFHRGAGCSGCDYKHTCYKCGASHPAFSCNFRPQNKFNRPQTAQSRTGTPNTSNTSKK; this is encoded by the coding sequence ATGCCTCCAAGACGTTCAACgagaaaaccaaaacatacTACCGAACCGAACCTGGTTGCAGAGGTGCCTGCCCCTCCTAAAAAACGCACACGAGCTGGCCGCAGGACAACAGAGGCTGAAATCATTCCAGCGACATCAACAGAATCAGCTACCCTTGTCGCAGATATAGTGAGGAGAGTGACTGCCGAGGTAACGCAGACAGTAACTTCTGAAGTGACAAGACAGCTGCTCCCGTTAATTCAGCAAGCACAAACTGCAGCTATTCCTGACAACCCTCCTGTCCTTCCATTGGAGCCATTGCCTGCTGCCATCGTGGAGGATTCTATTTCATCAATACAGAACGCTCTGTCAGGTATGGAGCCCAACCAAAGCTTTTTGTCCATTGGCGTACCTATAGACCACCGCGTCTCTGTGAAATTACGCAGTAAGATTTGGAATAACGAATTTATCGACTTTGGATTATTGATAGATAGTTCTGTGAAGGCAGATAGATTTCAAATCACATTGTCCTCAGTAGATGAAAGCGACCGACCATCGGTCTGTTTTGAGCCAACAAGTAAGCCCAAACGTATACGCTCAATAGATGATTGGCTATCAGCATTTCATGTTTTTGTTGGGGTATATTTACGAAAGTACCCTAATGAGGGCCCAGCTCTCATGAAGTATGGGGATGTCATTCGGGATTTGGCTGTCAGGGGTCAGAATTGGCAACTATACGATGAAAATTTTAGATCAATGCGGGAGACAAGGGCATCTGCAATGCCTTGGGATGCAATTCACTCCGAGCTATGGCTTCGCTCCCAAGGTAATCAGACCCAGAGGCCAACTTTTAAGGGCGCAGCCAAGCATGTGGCCAGGCATTTGTCGGGTATGCCAAAGGGAGTATGTTATAACTTCCACAGGGGAGCGGGTTGCTCAGGCTGTGACTACAAACATACTTGCTACAAGTGTGGGGCGTCACACCCTGCCTTTTCTTGTAATTTTCGTCCCCAAAACAAGTTTAACAGGCCCCAGACAGCTCAATCCCGTACTGGAACCCCCAACACTTCCAACACCAGTAAAAAGTGA